One stretch of Natronolimnobius baerhuensis DNA includes these proteins:
- a CDS encoding S9 family peptidase: protein MNGIAAADYHELVHAEAPQLSPSGERVAFVRRGPDDGESYTATIDVVPVGGDEPRQFTVSDGVDSSPRWSPDGSYLAFASTRGEGDRQQLWVLPTDGGEAQRVTSVVGGIGDLEWSPDGSRLLVTQQVTAADRESERDRTVDPDYEPDAPDPRVIDRSIYRAGTEYLDGRRSHVYALDLESALEDGADSGDAITRLTDGDRDHVAPTWGDDETIYYARKLPENGDPDDSLRYELLEYDLEEGSEQAFTETTGWLGPGAIDATEDGRVAFAFTPEENASMRQTEIRVHDRTDGTEGTPTAPLDRTIGHRCGFEWAPGGDQLYVTTPDSGARTLWSVPGDGSTEPTAVYRDGTIAGFSVGTDAVAFVQSEWDHPGDVFVTTRAGAETHRLTRVNDDYLADRAVRQPEEVRFESDDGTEIQGWVLTPPAFDADASPGETYPLAVEIHGGPHAHWTTSGTMWHEFQSLAAAGYVVFWCNPRGSTGYGEDYAMAIERDWGAVTLEDVLAGVDHVCEQEYVDDEEVFVTGGSFGGFMTAWAVGNTDRFTAAVSQRGVYDLTGFYGSTDAFTLIEGDFGTTPWDEPEFLWERSPVSHVPEVDTPTLVMHSDQDYRTPANTAELFYLGLKKHGVDTRMVRYPREGHELSRSGEPAHVVDRLERTTRWFDGYSEYSDAPPALERGRGDGLSAAETDDGDESDGSDSSE, encoded by the coding sequence CGGTATTGCTGCAGCCGACTATCACGAGCTGGTCCATGCCGAAGCGCCGCAGTTGTCTCCGTCCGGCGAGCGCGTCGCGTTCGTCCGGCGCGGACCCGACGACGGCGAGTCGTATACAGCGACAATTGATGTCGTCCCCGTCGGCGGCGACGAGCCGCGCCAGTTCACTGTAAGCGACGGCGTCGACAGTTCGCCCCGCTGGAGCCCCGACGGCTCATACCTGGCCTTTGCCAGCACCCGCGGCGAGGGCGACCGCCAGCAGCTTTGGGTGCTCCCCACCGACGGCGGCGAAGCCCAGCGCGTGACGAGCGTCGTCGGTGGTATCGGCGACCTCGAGTGGAGTCCGGACGGTTCCCGACTGCTCGTCACCCAGCAGGTCACGGCCGCAGATCGCGAGTCCGAACGGGACCGCACAGTTGACCCGGACTACGAACCCGACGCACCCGATCCACGGGTGATCGACCGCTCGATCTACCGCGCTGGGACCGAGTACCTCGACGGGCGTCGAAGTCACGTCTACGCGCTGGACCTTGAGTCCGCACTCGAGGACGGAGCGGACAGCGGCGATGCGATCACCCGGCTCACCGACGGCGACCGCGATCACGTCGCGCCGACCTGGGGTGACGACGAGACGATCTACTACGCGCGCAAGCTCCCCGAAAACGGCGATCCGGACGACTCGCTTCGGTACGAACTGCTCGAGTACGACCTCGAGGAGGGGTCCGAACAGGCGTTTACGGAGACGACCGGCTGGCTCGGTCCCGGTGCGATTGATGCGACCGAGGACGGCCGCGTCGCGTTCGCGTTCACGCCCGAAGAGAACGCGTCGATGCGCCAGACGGAGATTCGAGTCCACGACCGCACGGACGGGACGGAGGGAACGCCAACTGCGCCGCTGGATCGAACGATTGGCCATCGCTGCGGGTTCGAGTGGGCACCGGGGGGTGACCAGCTCTACGTTACGACACCCGATTCGGGGGCGCGAACGCTCTGGTCGGTGCCCGGCGACGGGAGCACGGAGCCGACGGCGGTCTACCGCGACGGCACAATCGCAGGGTTTTCAGTCGGCACCGACGCCGTCGCGTTCGTCCAGAGCGAGTGGGACCATCCCGGCGACGTGTTCGTGACGACCCGCGCCGGCGCGGAAACGCATCGACTCACGCGGGTCAACGACGACTACCTCGCGGATCGGGCGGTCCGCCAGCCCGAGGAAGTTCGATTCGAAAGCGATGACGGCACGGAGATCCAGGGCTGGGTGCTCACGCCGCCCGCGTTCGACGCCGACGCCTCGCCCGGTGAGACGTACCCGCTGGCGGTCGAAATCCACGGCGGCCCCCACGCCCACTGGACGACGTCGGGAACGATGTGGCACGAGTTCCAGTCGCTCGCAGCAGCGGGCTACGTCGTCTTCTGGTGTAACCCGCGGGGGTCGACGGGCTACGGCGAGGACTACGCCATGGCAATCGAGCGCGATTGGGGAGCTGTCACGCTCGAGGATGTCCTCGCCGGCGTCGATCACGTCTGCGAGCAAGAGTACGTCGACGACGAGGAGGTGTTCGTCACCGGCGGCAGCTTCGGCGGGTTCATGACCGCCTGGGCGGTGGGCAACACCGACCGCTTTACGGCCGCCGTCTCCCAGCGTGGCGTCTACGACCTCACGGGTTTCTACGGCTCGACGGACGCGTTCACACTGATCGAAGGCGATTTCGGGACGACGCCGTGGGACGAACCCGAGTTCCTTTGGGAGCGCTCGCCTGTTTCCCATGTGCCCGAAGTCGACACGCCGACACTCGTGATGCACTCGGATCAGGACTACCGGACGCCCGCGAACACGGCCGAACTGTTCTACCTCGGCCTCAAGAAACACGGCGTCGACACCCGTATGGTCCGGTATCCTCGAGAGGGCCACGAACTCTCCCGCTCGGGCGAACCCGCCCACGTCGTCGACCGCCTCGAGCGAACCACCCGCTGGTTCGACGGCTACTCCGAGTACAGCGACGCCCCGCCGGCGCTCGAGCGCGGTCGTGGCGACGGCCTGTCGGCCGCTGAAACCGATGACGGCGATGAGAGCGACGGCAGCGACTCGAGCGAGTAG
- a CDS encoding mannonate dehydratase, translated as MDPTVMLPPKPDERWTIAKQLGLDTAVVRFWGHDGEWWDYETLMQTTTRFEDHGFSLDVVEDRPPMNKTVLGEEGRDEEIETVKTLIENMGRLGIDTYCWVWTENPVGVIRTSDSMPGRGGSQRIGYDNEWMDRAPEHPAADITEDELWENLEYFLDEVVPVAEEYGVNLALHPDDPPRSPVRGVPRIVKSAEDYRRILDLHDSPRHGVTFCQGNFSAMETDTIEAIREFGDRIHFVHFRDVEGDADSFVETWHDDGPTDMRAAMDAYQEVGFDGPIRPDHVPRMVGEDDREDAMSGYTDMGRLFSIGYIKGLLE; from the coding sequence ATGGATCCAACCGTAATGCTGCCGCCAAAGCCGGACGAGCGCTGGACGATTGCCAAGCAACTCGGCCTTGACACGGCCGTCGTCCGCTTCTGGGGCCACGACGGCGAGTGGTGGGACTACGAGACGCTCATGCAGACGACGACGCGATTCGAGGACCACGGCTTTTCGCTGGATGTCGTCGAAGACCGCCCGCCGATGAACAAAACGGTGCTCGGCGAGGAGGGTCGCGACGAGGAGATCGAGACCGTCAAGACGCTCATTGAGAACATGGGCCGACTCGGCATCGACACCTACTGCTGGGTCTGGACCGAGAACCCGGTCGGCGTGATCCGCACCTCCGATTCGATGCCCGGTCGCGGCGGCTCCCAGCGCATCGGCTACGACAACGAGTGGATGGACCGTGCGCCCGAACACCCCGCAGCCGATATCACCGAAGACGAGCTGTGGGAGAACCTCGAGTACTTCCTCGACGAGGTCGTCCCCGTCGCAGAAGAGTACGGTGTCAACCTCGCGTTGCACCCCGACGACCCGCCACGCTCGCCGGTTCGTGGCGTCCCGCGGATCGTCAAATCCGCCGAGGACTACCGCCGAATTCTCGATCTGCACGACAGCCCACGCCACGGCGTGACTTTCTGTCAGGGCAACTTCTCGGCGATGGAGACTGACACCATCGAGGCGATCCGCGAATTCGGCGACCGCATCCACTTCGTCCACTTCCGCGACGTCGAGGGCGACGCTGACTCGTTCGTCGAAACCTGGCACGACGACGGCCCAACCGACATGCGTGCTGCGATGGACGCCTATCAGGAGGTCGGCTTCGACGGCCCGATCCGACCCGACCACGTCCCGCGAATGGTCGGCGAGGACGACCGCGAGGACGCCATGTCCGGCTACACCGACATGGGACGGCTGTTCTCGATTGGATACATTAAGGGCCTGCTCGAGTAA
- a CDS encoding DUF7342 family protein: protein MTAFDPAPESDAATQRWQAGTDTFGRVYNVALGVTSPTAYTEIATLADCSPNAAKKHLERLAEMGIVRADVDSRPAQYERNDGYLEWQDTSRIADELTTDEIIDRVATLEAERAAYEDQFGTTDPTRVSVFDDDHDDHAVHERMTAISEWQGIIRDIRLYELARQLAENDGHLLPA, encoded by the coding sequence ATGACTGCGTTCGATCCCGCTCCAGAATCCGACGCTGCCACGCAGCGGTGGCAAGCGGGCACGGATACGTTCGGCCGGGTCTACAATGTCGCACTCGGCGTTACCTCACCTACCGCGTACACCGAAATCGCAACCCTCGCAGATTGCTCTCCAAACGCTGCCAAAAAGCATCTCGAGCGGTTAGCCGAGATGGGGATCGTTCGCGCAGACGTCGACAGTCGTCCCGCCCAGTACGAACGAAACGACGGCTATCTCGAGTGGCAAGACACCAGCCGGATTGCCGACGAACTCACGACCGACGAAATCATTGATCGCGTGGCGACGCTGGAAGCGGAACGTGCGGCGTACGAGGACCAGTTCGGAACGACCGACCCGACTAGGGTCTCCGTGTTCGACGACGACCACGACGACCATGCCGTCCACGAGCGAATGACTGCGATCTCCGAATGGCAGGGAATCATTCGCGATATTCGGCTGTACGAACTCGCTCGACAGCTCGCAGAGAACGACGGGCATTTGCTTCCAGCCTGA
- a CDS encoding YgaP family membrane protein: protein MDKNVGGYDRPLRFLLGAALLTYGYQNRERTIGTLAFVAGSDIFATAVIQRCPLNALFGINTCGET, encoded by the coding sequence ATGGACAAGAACGTCGGCGGCTACGACCGGCCGCTGCGATTCCTCCTCGGTGCGGCGTTACTCACGTACGGCTATCAGAATCGGGAGCGAACGATTGGGACGCTCGCGTTCGTCGCCGGCAGCGACATTTTCGCGACCGCTGTCATCCAGCGCTGTCCGCTGAACGCGCTCTTTGGGATCAACACCTGCGGCGAGACATAG